A genomic region of Neisseria cinerea contains the following coding sequences:
- the thiD gene encoding bifunctional hydroxymethylpyrimidine kinase/phosphomethylpyrimidine kinase, producing MEETFVQTLTIAGSDSGGGAGIQADLKTFQMRGVFGTSVITAVTAQNTLGVSAVHLVPTETITAQIQAIREDFDIRAYKIGMLGTAEIIECVADNLKHCSFGRRVLDPVMIAKGGAPLLQDSAVAALTLLLLPGTDVLTPNLPEAEALTGVHIESRKDAERAAKILLDYGVKNVVIKGGHLNGSNSGHCTDWLFTQNETLEFDSLRFPTAHTHGTGCTFSACITAELAKGLDVCKAVQTAKAYITAAISNPLEIGAGHGPVNHWAYRD from the coding sequence ATGGAAGAAACTTTTGTCCAAACCCTGACAATTGCCGGTTCGGACTCGGGCGGCGGCGCAGGGATACAGGCAGACCTGAAAACTTTTCAGATGCGCGGCGTATTCGGCACCAGCGTAATAACCGCCGTTACCGCGCAAAATACCTTGGGTGTATCGGCGGTTCATCTCGTCCCGACCGAAACCATCACTGCACAAATCCAAGCAATCAGGGAAGACTTCGACATCCGCGCCTACAAAATAGGAATGCTCGGCACAGCGGAAATCATCGAATGCGTTGCCGACAACCTGAAACACTGCAGCTTCGGCAGGCGCGTGCTTGATCCTGTAATGATTGCCAAAGGCGGAGCACCGCTGTTGCAGGATTCCGCCGTTGCGGCACTGACGCTGCTGCTGCTTCCCGGTACGGATGTATTGACCCCCAACCTGCCCGAAGCGGAAGCCCTGACCGGCGTGCATATCGAAAGCCGTAAAGATGCGGAACGTGCGGCAAAAATCCTGCTTGATTACGGTGTCAAAAACGTCGTTATCAAAGGCGGACATTTGAACGGCAGCAACAGCGGACACTGCACTGACTGGCTGTTTACACAAAATGAAACGCTGGAATTCGACAGCCTCCGCTTTCCGACCGCCCACACGCACGGCACAGGCTGCACGTTTTCCGCCTGCATTACCGCCGAATTGGCAAAAGGCTTAGACGTTTGCAAAGCCGTACAGACTGCCAAGGCCTACATCACGGCGGCAATCTCAAACCCTTTGGAAATCGGCGCAGGACACGGCCCGGTCAATCATTGGGCCTATCGGGACTAA
- the tehB gene encoding SAM-dependent methyltransferase TehB, translated as MKEWIVGQSGELFCFGQMPVWKVENLPEVLLSGYSSEEGEWVCLNVLQGDVEVRAPDGSAEVWSADGGDCVFAPQQVFSVKPKTDDAEIRLSMYCAAEDYFHKKYGMSATHSAVAAAQDTVPAGRALDMGCGQGRNALFLGLKGFEVTAVDHNPAALANVAELAEAEGLNVRTLEYDLNAAALQGEFDYIVATVVLMFLMPQRVPDVIADMQAHTAAGGYNLIVSAMDTADFPCPMPFPFKFKEGELKDYYRDWELVEYKEELGSMHAKDENGNPIRFKFVTMLAKKPE; from the coding sequence ATGAAGGAGTGGATAGTGGGTCAAAGTGGCGAGTTGTTTTGTTTCGGACAGATGCCTGTATGGAAAGTGGAAAACCTGCCGGAAGTTTTGTTGTCGGGCTATTCGTCTGAGGAAGGGGAGTGGGTCTGCCTGAATGTGTTGCAGGGCGATGTCGAAGTCCGTGCACCGGACGGGTCGGCAGAGGTTTGGTCGGCAGACGGCGGCGATTGTGTGTTTGCGCCGCAGCAGGTGTTTTCTGTCAAACCGAAAACGGATGATGCTGAAATCCGTTTGTCGATGTATTGTGCGGCCGAAGATTATTTCCACAAAAAATACGGCATGAGTGCCACGCATTCTGCAGTGGCGGCGGCTCAGGATACCGTACCTGCGGGCAGGGCGCTCGATATGGGCTGCGGACAGGGACGCAATGCACTGTTTCTCGGTTTGAAGGGATTTGAAGTTACTGCAGTCGATCACAATCCAGCCGCGTTGGCAAACGTGGCGGAGCTGGCAGAGGCGGAGGGTTTGAACGTCCGCACGCTGGAATATGATTTGAATGCCGCTGCTTTACAGGGCGAATTTGATTATATTGTGGCAACAGTGGTGCTGATGTTCCTGATGCCGCAGCGCGTGCCTGACGTGATTGCCGATATGCAGGCGCATACGGCGGCGGGAGGATACAATTTGATCGTATCGGCAATGGATACGGCGGATTTCCCCTGTCCGATGCCGTTCCCTTTTAAATTTAAAGAGGGCGAGCTGAAGGATTATTATCGGGATTGGGAGCTGGTCGAATATAAAGAAGAATTGGGTTCTATGCATGCCAAAGATGAAAACGGCAATCCGATACGGTTTAAATTTGTAACCATGCTGGCGAAAAAGCCTGAATAA
- the rnhA gene encoding ribonuclease HI, translating into MDKTVYLYTDGSCKGNPGPGGWGVLMRYGSHEKELFGGEAQTTNNRMELTAVIEGLKSLKRRCTVIICTDSQYVKNGMENWIHGWKRNGWKTAAKQPVKNDDLWKELDTLVGQHQVSWTWVKGHVGHAENERADDLANRGAAQFS; encoded by the coding sequence ATGGACAAAACCGTTTACCTTTACACCGACGGCTCATGCAAAGGCAATCCCGGCCCGGGCGGCTGGGGCGTATTAATGCGCTACGGCAGCCACGAAAAAGAACTTTTCGGCGGCGAAGCGCAAACCACCAATAACCGCATGGAGCTGACCGCCGTCATCGAAGGACTGAAGTCCCTCAAACGCCGCTGCACCGTCATCATCTGCACCGACTCGCAATACGTCAAAAACGGCATGGAAAACTGGATACACGGTTGGAAGCGCAACGGCTGGAAAACCGCCGCCAAACAGCCCGTCAAAAACGATGATTTGTGGAAAGAACTTGACACACTCGTCGGTCAGCATCAAGTCAGCTGGACTTGGGTTAAAGGACACGTCGGACATGCCGAAAACGAACGCGCCGACGATTTGGCAAACCGTGGCGCGGCGCAGTTTTCCTGA
- a CDS encoding HIT family protein, with product MNTKPCPICTAQDEDILLQTANLRVIAVHNDNGSPAFCRVIWRKHIAEMTDLSAAERHEIMEMVYNVEAAMRQVFQPTKINLASLGNVVPHLHWHIIARFENDATFPAPIWANPVREHAMLLPQDWTEQIKKLLYPVSDGILKG from the coding sequence ATGAACACCAAGCCTTGTCCCATCTGCACGGCACAAGATGAAGATATTTTGCTGCAAACCGCCAACCTTCGCGTCATTGCCGTCCATAACGACAACGGTTCGCCGGCATTCTGCCGCGTCATTTGGCGTAAGCATATTGCCGAAATGACCGACCTTTCGGCAGCCGAACGTCATGAAATCATGGAAATGGTGTACAACGTCGAGGCCGCCATGCGCCAAGTGTTTCAACCGACCAAGATTAACCTCGCCAGCTTGGGCAATGTCGTTCCACACCTGCACTGGCATATTATCGCCCGATTTGAAAACGATGCGACTTTCCCTGCGCCGATTTGGGCAAACCCCGTCCGCGAGCATGCCATGCTTCTGCCTCAGGATTGGACGGAGCAGATTAAAAAGCTACTCTACCCCGTTTCAGACGGCATTCTCAAAGGATAA